A portion of the Chryseobacterium tructae genome contains these proteins:
- a CDS encoding MlaD family protein has product MKFSKELKAGVIALLAVVGFVVLFQFMKGKSLFTTDNIFYAKYDNVEGLAQSSAVSINGLKVGQVDKIIPQTGKDGKISFVVKITVDNKFEFSKNSTLEIFEPGLMSGKEMRVNLVYGGITAKDGDTLKGAFKLGTLGSLSSQVGPVKDQLQVVLHRVDSLMANANLLVDAQNRAEVKALLSNLNKTVGALQTTAGNVNNLVGHNDPKLQKVLDDASLTMQSGKVTLDKYGNLAQSIDTKQLNATIANLDATVGKLNQVIGGIDKGEGSLGKLMKDDQLYNNLNSASSNLNTLIEDMKANPKRYINFSVFGKNNKD; this is encoded by the coding sequence GTGAAGTTCAGTAAAGAATTAAAAGCTGGTGTGATTGCACTTCTAGCTGTCGTAGGCTTTGTGGTGTTGTTTCAATTTATGAAAGGGAAAAGCCTTTTTACTACCGACAATATCTTTTACGCAAAATATGACAATGTGGAAGGCCTTGCGCAGTCTTCAGCGGTCTCTATCAACGGTCTTAAAGTAGGACAGGTTGATAAGATTATACCTCAAACAGGAAAGGATGGTAAAATCAGTTTTGTTGTAAAAATTACGGTTGATAACAAATTTGAATTTTCAAAAAACTCAACACTGGAAATTTTTGAACCGGGATTAATGTCCGGGAAAGAAATGAGAGTAAATTTGGTATACGGAGGAATTACAGCAAAAGATGGAGATACTCTGAAAGGAGCTTTCAAACTGGGAACATTGGGAAGTCTTTCTTCTCAGGTAGGCCCGGTAAAAGATCAATTGCAGGTAGTTCTTCATAGAGTAGACTCTTTGATGGCAAATGCCAATCTGCTTGTTGATGCACAAAACAGAGCTGAAGTAAAAGCTTTATTATCCAACCTTAACAAAACAGTAGGAGCATTACAAACAACTGCAGGAAATGTAAACAATCTTGTAGGGCATAATGATCCGAAACTGCAGAAAGTATTGGATGACGCAAGTCTTACTATGCAAAGTGGAAAGGTTACTTTGGATAAATACGGAAATCTAGCACAGAGCATTGATACAAAGCAATTAAATGCAACGATTGCTAATCTTGATGCTACTGTAGGAAAACTGAATCAGGTGATTGGCGGAATAGATAAAGGAGAAGGAAGTTTAGGGAAACTCATGAAAGATGATCAGTTGTACAATAATCTGAATTCAGCTTCTTCTAACCTGAATACATTAATCGAGGATATGAAAGCAAATCCTAAGAGATATATCAATTTTTCGGTTTTCGGTAAAAACAATAAAGACTAA
- a CDS encoding (Fe-S)-binding protein, producing MDFNIKTMAEYAAEGKAPEVLFWVGCAGSFDDRAKKITKAFCKILNKIGVEFAVLGQEESCTGDPAKRAGNEFVFQMMALTNIEVLNAYEVKKIVTACPHCFNTLKNEYPSLGGHFDVVHHTQFLKTLMEEGRLKIEGGAFKGKKITFHDPCYLGRANDEYEAPRMLLEKLDAELVEMKRCKTNGLCCGAGGAQMFKEPEKGNKDINIERTEEALSFEPKVIATGCPFCNTMMTDGVKHFNKNTEVAVKDIVELLAEAEDL from the coding sequence ATGGATTTCAATATAAAAACAATGGCAGAATATGCTGCCGAAGGAAAAGCACCGGAAGTTTTATTTTGGGTTGGTTGTGCCGGAAGTTTCGATGACCGTGCTAAAAAAATTACAAAAGCATTTTGCAAAATATTGAATAAAATAGGAGTAGAATTTGCTGTTTTAGGACAGGAAGAAAGCTGCACCGGAGATCCTGCAAAAAGAGCTGGAAATGAATTCGTTTTCCAGATGATGGCTCTTACCAATATTGAAGTCCTGAATGCTTACGAAGTAAAGAAAATTGTAACAGCATGCCCACACTGTTTCAATACCCTTAAAAATGAATATCCAAGTCTTGGCGGACACTTTGATGTAGTTCACCACACACAATTCCTGAAGACTTTAATGGAAGAAGGAAGACTGAAGATTGAAGGCGGAGCATTTAAAGGAAAGAAAATCACTTTCCATGATCCTTGTTACCTTGGACGTGCGAATGATGAGTATGAAGCTCCAAGAATGCTGCTTGAAAAACTTGATGCAGAGCTTGTGGAAATGAAGCGTTGCAAAACAAACGGTCTTTGTTGTGGTGCCGGTGGTGCACAGATGTTTAAAGAACCTGAAAAAGGGAATAAAGACATTAATATTGAAAGAACCGAGGAGGCTTTATCTTTTGAGCCTAAGGTAATTGCAACCGGATGTCCATTCTGTAATACAATGATGACAGATGGTGTAAAACATTTCAATAAAAACACTGAAGTAGCAGTAAAAGATATCGTAGAACTTCTTGCAGAAGCAGAAGATTTGTAG
- a CDS encoding class I SAM-dependent methyltransferase, whose product MAKVNKFLSFFRTILETPSLINLVLDSSLEAEKKFKKKYTGISSLPQIDMKLLGDKVAEDIDSFILDGGSLITDLQLLKTLSMRNDVNSYIEIGTWRGESVYNVAKYTEDCTTINLSKKEMKEMGLHVKYAEQHGILSQKNPQINHLEANTKFFDFTSLGKKYDLVFIDGDHSYEMVLNDTKKVFDNLLHENSIVVWHDYAYNPLKIRYEVFQAILDGVGKENHGYLYHPQNTMCAIFIKGKFPTTPFDDKAAPTKILNVKIHSEEFSS is encoded by the coding sequence ATGGCTAAAGTTAATAAATTTCTGTCTTTTTTTCGAACTATTCTTGAAACCCCAAGCTTAATCAACCTTGTTCTGGATAGCTCATTGGAAGCAGAAAAAAAATTCAAAAAGAAATATACAGGAATTTCTTCTTTGCCACAGATTGATATGAAACTTCTGGGAGATAAAGTGGCTGAAGATATTGACAGTTTCATATTGGATGGAGGATCATTAATCACAGATTTACAACTTCTTAAAACCCTTTCCATGAGAAATGATGTCAATTCCTACATTGAAATTGGCACATGGCGTGGAGAAAGTGTCTATAATGTTGCCAAATACACTGAGGACTGTACCACCATCAACTTATCTAAAAAAGAAATGAAAGAGATGGGATTACATGTAAAATATGCCGAACAACATGGTATCCTTTCACAAAAGAATCCTCAAATAAATCATCTTGAAGCGAACACCAAATTCTTCGATTTCACATCTTTAGGCAAAAAATACGATTTAGTCTTTATTGATGGCGACCATAGCTATGAGATGGTTCTCAATGATACAAAGAAAGTTTTTGACAATCTTTTGCATGAAAACTCTATCGTTGTATGGCATGATTACGCTTATAATCCATTGAAAATCAGATACGAAGTCTTTCAGGCTATTCTGGACGGAGTTGGAAAAGAAAATCATGGTTATCTTTATCATCCACAGAATACGATGTGCGCCATTTTTATTAAAGGAAAGTTTCCTACCACACCGTTTGATGACAAAGCAGCTCCTACAAAAATTCTCAATGTAAAAATTCATTCAGAAGAGTTTTCTTCTTAA
- a CDS encoding glycosyltransferase, which translates to MERKKILFISSWFPNKIEPTNGNFVQRHAEAVSLSCDVEILHAIGNFDQEELYVYDDKIINNIRTLIIYYKNSKNPVQNFVRRMKAYSEGFTQLRKPDLIHANVLHNNMLFAVYLKRKYKIPFVVTEHWTALQKQNLSKTSGNIKRIAKYIAKHAGYILPVSNNLKDSLTQLGITTPMKVISNVVDTEVFTIEAKTEKSDHVKFLHVSSLIPRKRPQDIIRAVHLLYQNGYSVSLEIGGDGDAETLETLVKSLSAENYIKVFDAISYPEVAEKMQHSDYFILFSENETQGCVILESYACGKPVISTMVGGAAEFIIEGLGIGIEKDNTVQLYDVWRKYANRNMFSKVNLRLEIIV; encoded by the coding sequence TTGGAAAGAAAAAAGATACTCTTCATCTCATCGTGGTTTCCTAATAAAATAGAGCCTACCAATGGTAATTTTGTGCAGCGGCACGCGGAAGCCGTTTCATTATCATGTGATGTTGAAATACTGCATGCTATTGGTAATTTTGATCAGGAAGAGCTATATGTTTATGATGATAAAATCATTAATAACATCAGAACTTTAATCATTTATTATAAAAACTCAAAAAATCCGGTTCAGAACTTTGTAAGAAGAATGAAAGCGTATTCAGAAGGGTTTACTCAATTGCGTAAACCGGATCTGATTCATGCGAATGTTTTGCATAACAATATGCTTTTTGCCGTTTATCTGAAAAGAAAATATAAAATTCCATTTGTTGTGACAGAGCATTGGACAGCCTTACAAAAACAAAATCTATCAAAAACCTCCGGTAATATTAAGCGAATAGCAAAATATATAGCTAAACATGCCGGATATATCTTACCAGTAAGCAATAACTTAAAAGATAGTTTGACACAGTTGGGAATTACCACCCCGATGAAAGTGATTTCAAATGTAGTAGATACGGAAGTCTTTACCATTGAGGCTAAAACTGAAAAATCAGATCATGTGAAATTTCTGCATGTATCAAGCTTGATTCCCCGTAAAAGACCACAAGATATTATCAGAGCAGTTCATCTATTATACCAAAACGGATATTCTGTAAGCTTGGAAATAGGAGGCGATGGTGATGCTGAGACTTTGGAGACTTTGGTGAAAAGTTTATCTGCTGAAAATTATATCAAGGTTTTTGATGCCATTAGCTATCCTGAAGTTGCAGAGAAAATGCAACATTCGGATTATTTTATTCTATTCAGTGAAAATGAAACCCAGGGTTGTGTTATTCTGGAATCTTATGCCTGTGGTAAACCTGTGATCTCAACAATGGTGGGAGGAGCGGCTGAATTTATTATTGAAGGCCTCGGAATTGGTATTGAGAAGGATAATACAGTTCAGCTTTATGATGTTTGGAGAAAATATGCAAACAGGAATATGTTTTCAAAAGTGAATCTGAGATTAGAAATTATTGTGTAG